The following is a genomic window from Meiothermus sp. QL-1.
CAGCCAGCCCAAGGGCAAGGCCAGCACCAGCGCTGGTATGGCCGAGATGATCACCCCCAGCACCGGCACAAAGCTGAATATGAAGGCCAAAAACCCGAGCACCAGGGCCTGGCTCAGAACCTCGAGCCCCAACCCCTGGAAGATGCCGAAGGACAGGTACATGGCCAGGGTTACCACCGCTCCGTTGGCCAGCGCACCCAGGATGGTACCGCGCACATACCCCCCAAAGGCTCGGTCGGCCTTCTGGGCTAGCTCCTTAGCCCACGGCTGGTAGGGCTCGGGCACAACCTGGAGCAAGGCAGCCCCCACCCGGGGCAGGTCGTAGAGCAGGTAGATGGAGATGGTGACCACGGTGAGAAGCTGGAACACCCCCCCCAAAAGCCCGGCAAGGAAGCCCAGCAGGTTCCCTCCCTGGGCCAAAACCCCTTGCAGGGCTTGCAGCAAAATCTGGGCGAAGGCCTGCAGCAGGTCTTGCAGGCCCAGGGTGGCCTGGGCCAAAGCCTCGGCCAGCAAGGGCGGCAGCTCTACCCGGCCCTCGGATAGCTCCTGAACCAGGCCCACGAGGGGTTCTAGAAGCCGGGGCAGACCGGCGGCAAAGCGGGCAAGCTGACCCACCATTCCGGCCAACAGGGCCGTGGAAAGGGCCAGCACAAAAAGCATTCCCCCCAGCACCGCCACCACCCCCAAAGCCCGCCCTAACCGCCGGGCCTCGAACCAGTCCACCACCGGGCCGGCCACGTAAGAAAACACGAAGGCCGCTAGCACGATGCTGAGCGCCCCCCGGGCTCCGTTGGCCAGCCAGCTCAGAAGCAAAAAGGCCAGGCCGGCCAAAACCAGGTAGGCCCCAAAGCGTACCCAGAGGTTCTGCCAGGCTCCGCTCAAGGTGCTGCGCATACTAGCCTTCCTGGTAGAAGCGGCTCTTCTGGTAGAACTCGAGGTAAAGCACCTTCAAGAAGGCCACCAGGGGCACCGCCAGCAAAGCCCCTGCAAAGCCGTAGAGGCTCGCGCCAATCAGAATGGCCGCGATCACGCTCACCGGGTGCAGGCTGGTGGCCTGGCCCAGGATGCGCGGGGCCAGAAGGTGGGCCTCAAGCTGGTTGGCCACCACCACCACCAAAAGCACCGCCAGCACCTGGGACCACCCGCCGGCCGTCAGCGCCAGCAAGACCGCCGGCACTGTGGAGATGATGGGCCCGGCGTAGGGCACCAGGTTGAACACGCCGGCGAGAAAACCCAGGGCCCCGGCCAGCGGCACCCCGAAGACCCAGAATCCCACCGCCACCAAAACCCCCACAAAGGCCGATACCAGGAGCTGCCCCCGCAGATACCCCCCCACCGCCCGGTCGAGCTTGGCGGCCATGTCCACCGCCAGCGGCTGGTAGGGCCGGGGGACGGCCTCGAGGAGGGCCTGGGCAATCCGGGGTAGGTCGTAGAGCAGGTAGATGGAGATAATCAGCGCTACGAAAAACTGCAGCACCCCCCCCACCACCGAGGCCAAAAAGCCCACCAGGTTCCCCCCCTGGGCCAGCAGGGCCTGGAGGGCTTGTAGAAGGGTCTGGGTGAAGCCCTGCAGAAGGGTCTGGAGGCTCTGGGCCACCTGGGCGAAGATGCCCTCCAGGGCCGGGGGAATCTCGATCTGCCCCACCCGGGTGGGCAGGTTGTCCACCCAGAGCAAAAGGGGCTGCAGCAGCCGGGGTAGGTCCGCGCTGAAGCGGGCCAGAACGCTCACCATGTCGGCGATCAGGTAGGAGGAAAGGCCCAAAAAAAGCCCCACCCCCAGGTAGACCAGGGTGACCCCCAGGGCCCGGGGGACCCGGCGGTGTTCCAGCGCCCGCACGATGGGCGAGGTAAGGTAGGCGAAGACGAAGGCCAGGGCCAGGGTGACCAAAGCGGCCCGCGCCCCCCCCAGGATGAAAAAAAGCCCCTGCAGGAGCAGGTAGCCCAGCAGCAGGTAGACCGCAACCCGCACCCACAGGTACTTCCAAACCTCGAGCAAGTCCTGGCGCATCGGGTATACGATACCCTAGGGCAGGCCGAACTCGAGCCGCGCCCTGGCCCGCAGGGCCGCAGGGGTAAGCCCCTGGCCAAAGAAGCGGTCCTGGTCCGGCTCGCCATCCCAAAGCTCGAATAGAAGCCGGGCCCCCTCCTGTCCTCTGTAGGCGGCCTCCGTGCCGCTGTTGCCCACCCGGCCAATCCACTGCCCCTTGTACACCTGGCGGCCCACCTGGATACCAGGGGCGATCTCCGCCAGGTGGGCATAGACCGTGGTGAGGCCGCCGGGGTGGCGGATCCAGACCTCCCGCCCGCGCAACCGGTCCATCTGGGCCGGGCTGGCCCCGCCCGCCACCGCCCGCAGTAAAGCCTCGAACTCCGCCCGGCTCGGCTCCTCGTAGTCCAGCTCGGCCTTGACCACCTCGCCGCCCGCTGCCGCCACCACCCCCATGCCGTAGCGCACCGGCACGCAGGCATCGCCATCCACAAATACGAAGCCCGGATTGACCCCTTTGCGGTAGGGGCGGGGAGCCCCGGGTAGGTTGGCGTCGCTTTGGGGCAGGCAAGCCCCGGGCAGAGGAAGGGTGAAGCCTCCCGGGCCTTTTTGCACGGCCTCCCTCAAGCGTGCCACCTCGAGCTCCAAGCCCGCGAGCTGCCGCCGGGCCCCGGATAACTGGAGCGCTTGCCAAAGGACGATGAGTGCAAGCAGCGCCAGCACAATCCAGCCGGGCTTAACGGGCATGCTGCTATTCTACCCAACAAAAAAAGGGGCCCTCAGGCCCCCTGAGCGGCCATAGGCCCTATAGCAGGCTGAGCAGCCGGGCTTTGATTTGCTTGGGGGTAAGTCCCTCGAGGTTCATCCCCTTGGCCCGGTCTACCAGCTCGTAAACCTTGTGCATGTGGCTCACCGCCACCCGGAAGGTAACGGACTGGCCGGCCACCTGCACGGTCACCTTGCGGATGTTGGGCTCCTGCCAGCGCTTGGAGTAGCCGGTGACCTTTTTCCCTACCCCGCCCTCGCGCTTGGCCTTGCCCCGGGTGATGATGCTGCGGGCCACGATGGGGCGCTTTCCACTGATCTCGCAAATCTTCGACATGACAAGCTCCTAGATAGCCCGGGGAGCTCCCCGGCCTCAAGGCAACGCTGCCGAGTATAGCATACCCTGGGGCCCCCATGCTAGACTTTCCAGCCGTGAACGTCGCCACCTGGCTGGTCCCCGCCCTCATTGTAGCCGACCAGGCCATCAAGCTCGCGGTGCTCTGGGCCGTGGGGCCCCGCATCTTCGAGCCCGACCCGGGGGCCGTCTTCATCACCCACCTCTTTTGGGTGGTGGACCTGACCTTTGTGAAAAACAGCGGGGCGGCCTTCGGCCTTTTCCAGGGCGGGGCCCGGCTTTTGGTCTGGGTCAGCCTGGCGGTGGGCTTCGGGATACTCCTTTACCTGAGCCTCCGAAAAACAAGCCCCCTCCAGCAGGTGGCCCTATCCCTGGTGGCCGCAGGCGCTCTGGGCAACGCCATCGACCGGCTCGGCCACGGCTGGGTGGTGGACTACATCGACATCAACCGCACCGGCCTGGCCTTCCTGGACAACTACCCCATCTGGAACCTGGCCGATGCCTGCGTGGTGGTGGGGGCGCTGCTGCTCTTACTGCCTCAGCGCAAAAAACCGCGTTGAAACCGCCCATCCCACTTCAGTATGTAAAGCGCCATACACTACCCCTTCCCCCTCTGCTTAGACTGGCCTCGTATGGCAGCCTTCGAGCGCATCCTCACGGTTAAAGAGGCGGTGCTTTCCCGCCGGAGCATTCGCAGGTTCAAACCTAACCCCGTACCGGAACACCACCTGCGGGAAATCCTGTCCCTGGCCCTGCTGGCCCCCAGCTCCAACAACCTTCAGCCCTGGCGGGTGGTGGTGGTGCGCGAACAGGAGCTGAAAGAGCGCTTGCGGGCAGTGGCCCACAACCAGGCCCAGGTCAGCTCGGCCCCTGCGGTGCTGGTAATCTACAGCGATATGAAGGATGCCCTGGCCCGGGTAGAGGAAACCCTGCACCCAGGCTTCTCCGAGGAGCAAAAGCAGCTTCGGGCAACCAAC
Proteins encoded in this region:
- a CDS encoding AI-2E family transporter, which codes for MRSTLSGAWQNLWVRFGAYLVLAGLAFLLLSWLANGARGALSIVLAAFVFSYVAGPVVDWFEARRLGRALGVVAVLGGMLFVLALSTALLAGMVGQLARFAAGLPRLLEPLVGLVQELSEGRVELPPLLAEALAQATLGLQDLLQAFAQILLQALQGVLAQGGNLLGFLAGLLGGVFQLLTVVTISIYLLYDLPRVGAALLQVVPEPYQPWAKELAQKADRAFGGYVRGTILGALANGAVVTLAMYLSFGIFQGLGLEVLSQALVLGFLAFIFSFVPVLGVIISAIPALVLALPLGWLAFAVVAFALWLCNQISGFIWPIIMGRTTSLHPVTGITAVLVGASLFGLGGALLAVPLVAFLKVLYSDYYLKSRFYREG
- a CDS encoding nitroreductase family protein, whose amino-acid sequence is MAAFERILTVKEAVLSRRSIRRFKPNPVPEHHLREILSLALLAPSSNNLQPWRVVVVREQELKERLRAVAHNQAQVSSAPAVLVIYSDMKDALARVEETLHPGFSEEQKQLRATNLRRAWEHKTDEEREEWGKSQGFILLGFLMLLARAFGYDTVPMGGFDEEGVKAVLELPAHVKITALLPIGVADENGYQHHRHSLERVVQWR
- the lspA gene encoding signal peptidase II, translated to MNVATWLVPALIVADQAIKLAVLWAVGPRIFEPDPGAVFITHLFWVVDLTFVKNSGAAFGLFQGGARLLVWVSLAVGFGILLYLSLRKTSPLQQVALSLVAAGALGNAIDRLGHGWVVDYIDINRTGLAFLDNYPIWNLADACVVVGALLLLLPQRKKPR
- a CDS encoding L28 family ribosomal protein, translating into MSKICEISGKRPIVARSIITRGKAKREGGVGKKVTGYSKRWQEPNIRKVTVQVAGQSVTFRVAVSHMHKVYELVDRAKGMNLEGLTPKQIKARLLSLL
- a CDS encoding AI-2E family transporter, whose protein sequence is MRQDLLEVWKYLWVRVAVYLLLGYLLLQGLFFILGGARAALVTLALAFVFAYLTSPIVRALEHRRVPRALGVTLVYLGVGLFLGLSSYLIADMVSVLARFSADLPRLLQPLLLWVDNLPTRVGQIEIPPALEGIFAQVAQSLQTLLQGFTQTLLQALQALLAQGGNLVGFLASVVGGVLQFFVALIISIYLLYDLPRIAQALLEAVPRPYQPLAVDMAAKLDRAVGGYLRGQLLVSAFVGVLVAVGFWVFGVPLAGALGFLAGVFNLVPYAGPIISTVPAVLLALTAGGWSQVLAVLLVVVVANQLEAHLLAPRILGQATSLHPVSVIAAILIGASLYGFAGALLAVPLVAFLKVLYLEFYQKSRFYQEG
- a CDS encoding M23 family metallopeptidase, which encodes MPVKPGWIVLALLALIVLWQALQLSGARRQLAGLELEVARLREAVQKGPGGFTLPLPGACLPQSDANLPGAPRPYRKGVNPGFVFVDGDACVPVRYGMGVVAAAGGEVVKAELDYEEPSRAEFEALLRAVAGGASPAQMDRLRGREVWIRHPGGLTTVYAHLAEIAPGIQVGRQVYKGQWIGRVGNSGTEAAYRGQEGARLLFELWDGEPDQDRFFGQGLTPAALRARARLEFGLP